A part of Populus alba chromosome 8, ASM523922v2, whole genome shotgun sequence genomic DNA contains:
- the LOC118056996 gene encoding cytochrome P450 726A27: MIMQQQIPLLLAFLLFVLAVLRLRKKSKGHDSSCKPPPGPRGLPIIGNIHQLAASVTVPHRLCAHWAKKYGPIMQLKIGEVNTVIISSPEVAKDVFNDINFAERPDLLVSQIMLYNGQGLTFAQYGDHWRQMRKICVLELFSAKRVRSFKSVREEEVSNLIRSIRSKAGSPIDIRKMLLDLSNVITSRSSIGTKYKNQAALLHVVEQVTRAVAGINVVDIFPSSRLLRMISQFRSSLRTLQEEADQMLQDIINERRAQRVEKKTGENEEEDNILDVLLNLQDDRSFEISTDSIKSIILEIYTGGSETSTTVLEWIISELMKNPSVMEKAQKEVRQVFNSFENVDETIVDNLNFMKLVIKESLRLHPPGAFIPRACSKTCQVNGYTIEAKTKVMVNAWAIGRDPKYWTEPEKFYPERFLHSSVDYKGANFELVPFGAGRRMCPGMLFGMATVEFTLAQLLYHFDWKLANGATPEAFDMQEIFASTMRRKHDLIVVPIPRRP, translated from the exons ATGATCATGCAGCAGCAAATCCCCCTTCTCCTGGCCTTCCTTCTCTTTGTCCTCGCTGTATTGAGATTACGGAAGAAATCAAAAGGCCATGACTCAAGTTGTAAACCACCTCCAGGACCACGGGGATTACCCATCATCGGAAACATTCATCAGCTAGCTGCCTCTGTAACTGTACCCCATCGTCTCTGTGCACACTGGGCGAAGAAATACGGACCAATCATGCAACTTAAGATTGGAGAAGTTAATACTGTTATTATTTCTTCACCAGAAGTAGCAAAAGATGTGTTCAACGATATCAATTTTGCTGAAAGACCTGACCTCCTAGTTTCACAAATCATGCTTTATAATGGCCAGGGCCTTACGTTTGCACAATATGGAGACCATTGGAGACAAATGCGAAAAATTTGCGTATTGGAGCTATTTAGCGCAAAACGTGTACGCTCATTCAAATCAGTAAGGGAAGAAGAGGTATCGAACTTAATCAGATCCATCCGTTCGAAAGCAGGTTCACCAATTGACATTAGGAAAATGCTTTTGGATTTGTCAAATGTCATCACTTCAAGATCAAGCATTGGTACGAAATACAAAAACCAAGCTGCACTGTTACACGTTGTTGAACAAGTGACAAGGGCAGTAGCAGGTATAAATGTTGTAGATATATTCCCTTCCTCTAGATTGTTACGCATGATCAGTCAGTTTAGGTCTAGTCTCCGAACGTTGCAAGAAGAAGCAGATCAGATGCTTCAAGACATTATAAATGAACGTAGAGCCCAGAGGGTAGAGAAGAAGACAGGTGAAAATGAAGAGGAGGATAATATTCTGGATGTGCTTCTGAATCTCCAAGATGATAGAAGCTTTGAAATTTCAACAGATAGCATCAAATCAATTATCCTG GAGATCTATACTGGTGGGAGTGAAACATCAACAACGGTTTTGGAATGGATAATTTCAGAATTGATGAAAAACCCAAGTGTAATGGAAAAGGCACAAAAGGAAGTGAGGCAGGTCTTCAACAGCTTTGAGAACGTTGATGAAACAATTGTTgacaatttaaatttcatgaagCTGGTTATCAAAGAATCTTTGAGATTACATCCTCCCGGAGCTTTCATTCCCAGAGCATGCAGTAAGACTTGTCAAGTTAATGGATATACCATAGAAGCTAAGACTAAAGTAATGGTTAATGCATGGGCTATTGGAAGGGATCCTAAATACTGGACTGAACCTGAGAAATTCTATCCTGAGAGATTCCTACATAGTTCCGTTGATTATAAAGGTGCCAACTTTGAACTCGTCCCATTTGGTGCTGGAAGGAGAATGTGCCCAGGAATGCTGTTTGGTATGGCCACCGTCGAGTTTACTCTTGCGCAGCTGTTATACCATTTTGATTGGAAACTTGCAAATGGAGCAACGCCGGAAGCTTTTGACATGCAAGAGATTTTCGCTTCCACAATGAGAAGAAAACATGATCTTATAGTAGTCCCCATCCCGCGCCGTCCTTAA